The segment TCGATGACGCGGCGGATCTGCCCGGTGTCCTTGGCGCGGCGCATCCTGCGCAGCACTTCGCCGTCGGCGTGCTGGAGCGGAATGTCGACGTAGGCCGCGACGTTCTCCACCTCGCGCATCGCGTCCAGCGCGGAATCGCCGAGCGTGCTCGGATACAGGTAGAAGCAGCGCACCCTCTCGAGCCCGCCGACGCGGCCGAGGCGCCACAGCAGCTTTGCCAGGCCGTCCTTCAGGCCGAGGTCGCGGCCGTACGCCGAAAGATCCTGCGCGATGAGGTTCAGCTCGACGATTCCCTGCCGGGCGAGCCTTTCGGCTTCGGCGCCGATGTCCTCGAGCGGGCGGCTCTCGTGGCGGCCGCGAAAGCTCGGGATCACGCAGAACGAGCACTCGTGGTCGCAGCCTTCGGAAACCTTGAGATAGGCCGAGCCGTCGGTTTCGGTGACCGCGCGCTCCATCAGCGCCGACGGCAGGTAGTGGTGGCTTGCCGCGCGAAACAGGCGGCCACCGTCGGAATGGAGCGCGGTGGTAAAGCTGTCGAGCGCACCGGTACCGACCATCGCGTCGATTTCGGGAATCTCGTGCACGAGCTCGCTGCCGTAGCGCTCGGCCATGCAGCCGGTGACGACGAGGCGCCTGCCTTCGCGCGCCGCCTTGACGCGTGCGAGCTCGAGAATGGTGTCGACCGATTCTTCGCGCGCGGCCGCGATGAACGCGCAGGTGTTGACGACGAGCACGTCCGCATCGTCGGGGCTGTCGACCACCGAGTGCCCCTGCGCCAGCGCGCTCCCGAGCATCAACTCCCCGTCGACCTGGTTCTTGGGGCAGCCGAGGCGGGCGATGTAGATCTTCTTGCCGGTTTCCATTCGAGAGCGTCCTGGCGAAGTCGTCCTGATGAAGACCGGCCAGTTTCGCCCTAATCGCGGAAATTTTCGAACTGCAGCGGAAGCCCGTAGTCGCCCTTGCGAAGGAACGCGATCGCCTCCTGCAAATCGTCGCGCTGCTTGCCGGAAATGCGCAGGCTGTCGGCCTGGATCGCGACCTGCACCTTGAGCTTGGTGCCCTTGATGTCCTTGACGATGGCCTTGGCCTTGTCCGTCTCGATTCCGGCCTTGATCCCGATCTTCTGACGCGCGCGCCCTCCGGAGGCCGGCTCGATCTTCCCCTTGTCGAGGCACTGCAGCGACACACCGCGCTTGGCGAGCTTGCCTTCGAGCACCTCGACGGCGGCCTTGATCTTGAAGTCGTCCGACGACTCGATCTCGAACGCCTTCTCGACGAGCTCGAGCTTGGTGTCCGATCCTTTGAAGTCGTAGCGCTGGGCGACTTCCTTGACCGCCTGCCCAAGCGCGTTG is part of the Candidatus Binatia bacterium genome and harbors:
- the rimO gene encoding 30S ribosomal protein S12 methylthiotransferase RimO, which encodes METGKKIYIARLGCPKNQVDGELMLGSALAQGHSVVDSPDDADVLVVNTCAFIAAAREESVDTILELARVKAAREGRRLVVTGCMAERYGSELVHEIPEIDAMVGTGALDSFTTALHSDGGRLFRAASHHYLPSALMERAVTETDGSAYLKVSEGCDHECSFCVIPSFRGRHESRPLEDIGAEAERLARQGIVELNLIAQDLSAYGRDLGLKDGLAKLLWRLGRVGGLERVRCFYLYPSTLGDSALDAMREVENVAAYVDIPLQHADGEVLRRMRRAKDTGQIRRVIERIRERVPGAALRSSFIVGFPGETDAAFRALCDFVEESRFHNIGVFAYSPEEGSGAAGLDGEVDETVAADRRDELMALQEPITASLLDAQVGSCQRVLVCGRDEDGAWYGRTEFQAPEIDGLTFLGGLDGLGGELEIAPLKGKIVETEITGAQGIDLFGQILFVS
- a CDS encoding YajQ family cyclic di-GMP-binding protein produces the protein MPTFDVVSKVNWHEVDNALGQAVKEVAQRYDFKGSDTKLELVEKAFEIESSDDFKIKAAVEVLEGKLAKRGVSLQCLDKGKIEPASGGRARQKIGIKAGIETDKAKAIVKDIKGTKLKVQVAIQADSLRISGKQRDDLQEAIAFLRKGDYGLPLQFENFRD